Proteins encoded by one window of Monoglobus pectinilyticus:
- a CDS encoding phage holin produces MSKVTAGAVARTIVLLVALLNQILAMSGKQAVSIADNDIYQTVSLLFTIGASVWAWWKNNSFTPNAVKADEVLKQLKEQNKSEGGEVI; encoded by the coding sequence ATGAGCAAAGTAACAGCTGGAGCGGTAGCGCGCACGATTGTTCTGCTGGTAGCGCTGCTGAACCAAATATTGGCCATGAGCGGCAAGCAGGCGGTTAGCATCGCTGATAATGATATCTATCAGACGGTCAGCCTATTATTCACAATTGGCGCGTCTGTTTGGGCTTGGTGGAAGAACAATAGTTTCACCCCAAACGCTGTAAAAGCGGACGAAGTTTTAAAACAGCTCAAAGAGCAGAACAAGAGTGAAGGAGGTGAAGTAATATGA
- the rpmB gene encoding 50S ribosomal protein L28, with product MAKCEICGKGVSFGIKVSHSHRRSNKVWKPNVRRVRAIVDGTPKKVYACTRCIRSGKVDRAV from the coding sequence ATGGCAAAGTGCGAAATTTGCGGAAAGGGCGTTAGCTTTGGTATCAAAGTATCTCACTCACACCGTAGATCAAATAAGGTTTGGAAACCAAACGTTAGACGTGTCAGAGCTATTGTCGATGGTACTCCTAAAAAAGTTTACGCTTGTACCAGATGCATAAGATCAGGCAAGGTTGACAGAGCGGTTTAG
- a CDS encoding helix-turn-helix domain-containing protein, producing MRKEVGFENRDRFVELGLMISALRKAKGYTQHELAEKAHISRSHLSSIEAPNISSSFSLEVFFNIADILEVKPGDLLNLNLPSSYFNIDEQD from the coding sequence ATGCGTAAAGAAGTTGGTTTTGAAAACAGAGACCGATTCGTTGAATTAGGATTAATGATTTCTGCTTTGAGAAAAGCTAAGGGTTATACTCAACATGAACTTGCTGAGAAAGCACATATTAGCCGTTCACATCTTAGCTCTATTGAAGCTCCTAATATATCTTCTTCCTTCTCTTTAGAAGTTTTCTTTAATATTGCCGATATTTTAGAGGTTAAACCCGGCGACTTGCTTAATCTTAATTTGCCCTCGTCCTATTTTAATATTGATGAACAAGATTAA
- the hydE gene encoding [FeFe] hydrogenase H-cluster radical SAM maturase HydE has product MKFTKSEALEIIKQNKEVLSEELREKSLAVCRENFGNSVYVRGLIEFTNYCRNNCKYCGIRAGNRNVHRYRLTREEILDCCRVGAGLGFKTYVLQGGEDPGFSDNELCSIVSEIKTEFPESAVTLSVGERSKDVYREFFKAGADRFLLRHETSVEEHYSLLHPSDLSLKNRKRCLYDLKDIGFQVGAGFMVGSPFQKDEYLAEDIMFLQELEPHMVGIGPFIPHKDTEFKDFPQGTLNMTLVMLCITRLALPKVLLPSTTALGTISPTGREDGLRCGANVVMPNLSPIGVRRDYSLYDGKICMGDEAAECIKCLGARVETVGCRLDFSRGDSPLI; this is encoded by the coding sequence ATGAAATTTACAAAAAGCGAAGCTCTTGAGATTATAAAACAGAATAAAGAAGTCTTATCGGAGGAACTCAGAGAAAAATCCCTCGCCGTGTGCAGGGAGAATTTCGGTAACTCGGTATATGTCAGAGGGCTTATAGAGTTTACTAATTATTGCAGGAATAACTGCAAGTATTGCGGCATTAGAGCCGGCAACAGAAATGTTCATCGTTATAGGCTCACAAGAGAGGAAATTTTGGATTGCTGCCGTGTCGGCGCAGGTTTAGGGTTTAAGACATATGTTCTTCAGGGAGGAGAGGATCCAGGATTTTCGGATAATGAGCTTTGTTCAATTGTTTCGGAAATCAAGACGGAGTTTCCTGAATCGGCGGTTACTCTATCAGTTGGCGAGCGTTCGAAAGATGTATATAGGGAGTTTTTTAAGGCCGGGGCGGACAGGTTTTTACTGAGGCATGAAACTTCGGTTGAAGAGCATTACAGTCTGCTCCATCCGTCTGATTTAAGTTTAAAAAACAGAAAAAGATGCCTTTATGATTTAAAAGATATAGGGTTTCAGGTTGGGGCAGGGTTTATGGTAGGCTCGCCGTTTCAGAAAGACGAATATTTGGCTGAGGATATTATGTTTTTGCAGGAACTTGAGCCGCATATGGTGGGGATAGGTCCGTTTATACCACATAAGGATACGGAATTTAAAGATTTCCCTCAGGGAACATTAAATATGACCTTAGTAATGCTGTGTATTACAAGATTAGCTCTGCCGAAAGTGCTGCTGCCGTCTACTACTGCGCTGGGGACAATTTCTCCGACCGGCAGAGAAGACGGTCTGCGCTGCGGCGCTAACGTTGTTATGCCGAATTTGTCGCCTATAGGCGTAAGGCGGGACTATTCATTATATGACGGAAAGATATGTATGGGCGACGAGGCGGCCGAGTGTATAAAATGTTTGGGAGCTAGAGTGGAGACAGTGGGATGCAGGCTGGATTTCTCGCGTGGCGACAGTCCGTTGATATAG
- the nth gene encoding endonuclease III, protein MREKIADKKERILKIIEIFGKVYSDADCTLEYDNPLQLLISTQLAAQCTDKRVNIVTKDLYKKYRDVYDFANADELELREDIKSTGFFRNKAKNIIGCCKMLISDYNGEVPREMEDLLKLPGVGRKTANLVRGDYFGIPGIVVDTHATRLSNRLGLTTNKDPKKIEMDLLKLVPEEYQTSFCHQLVYHGREYCPAARPKCDICPISELCPKVGV, encoded by the coding sequence ATGAGGGAAAAAATTGCTGATAAAAAAGAGAGAATATTAAAAATAATTGAGATATTTGGAAAAGTGTACAGTGACGCGGACTGCACCCTGGAATATGACAATCCGCTTCAGTTACTCATATCCACCCAGCTTGCGGCGCAGTGCACTGACAAGAGGGTCAATATAGTAACAAAGGATTTATATAAGAAGTATAGGGATGTATATGATTTTGCCAATGCTGACGAGCTTGAGCTTAGAGAGGATATTAAGTCTACAGGCTTTTTCAGGAACAAGGCGAAGAATATAATAGGCTGCTGCAAGATGCTGATATCTGATTATAACGGAGAAGTTCCACGTGAAATGGAAGACTTGCTAAAGCTTCCCGGCGTTGGTCGAAAAACGGCGAACTTAGTCAGAGGAGATTATTTCGGGATACCGGGGATAGTTGTTGACACTCATGCGACCAGGCTTTCGAACAGGTTAGGGCTGACGACAAACAAGGACCCGAAGAAGATTGAAATGGATTTATTAAAGCTAGTGCCGGAAGAATATCAGACGTCTTTCTGTCACCAGCTAGTGTATCATGGACGGGAGTATTGTCCTGCGGCAAGGCCTAAATGTGATATATGTCCTATAAGCGAATTGTGCCCGAAAGTTGGTGTATAA
- the hydF gene encoding [FeFe] hydrogenase H-cluster maturation GTPase HydF, translating to MEKTPMAMRKHVAIFGDTNVGKSTLFNKLLGQEAAIVSDVSGTTTDPVTKAMELIPYGPIALIDTAGLGDKSVLGEQREAKTLEIIKRTDLILYVQDVSCENVLNPRPIDKNIPTIFVFTKCDLANAKTLNSASAKYPDSVLIFDYNEKSMDSLRNKMVEELTKQERDDETLIGKLLPKDSSLVLVCPIDSEAPKGRLIQPQVQLIRDCLDHNMKAYVTNEVTLSAALEDLKRVDLVVTDSQAFKTVDKIVPKEIKLTSFSMLLAYQKGNFRQLLDGAAAIDKLSADSKVLVLEGCTHNTSHEDIGKVKIPALIKNYLGGETPEYEFYTGYNLPGSFSDYDLIIQCGMCMVNKKEVVSRLKEAEEASVPVTNYGIALAKLSGILDRACEIFAEED from the coding sequence ATGGAAAAAACACCAATGGCAATGCGTAAACATGTTGCTATTTTCGGCGATACTAATGTTGGAAAATCCACATTGTTTAATAAACTTTTAGGACAGGAGGCGGCTATTGTTTCCGATGTCAGCGGAACAACCACCGACCCTGTGACCAAGGCGATGGAGCTTATCCCTTACGGACCTATCGCACTTATTGACACGGCAGGTTTGGGGGACAAGTCGGTTCTTGGAGAACAGAGAGAAGCCAAAACCCTGGAAATTATTAAACGTACTGACCTAATATTATATGTTCAAGACGTCAGTTGTGAGAACGTTTTAAATCCACGCCCGATTGACAAAAATATTCCGACTATATTTGTTTTTACAAAATGCGACTTGGCAAATGCTAAGACGCTGAACAGTGCCAGCGCTAAATATCCGGATTCAGTGCTGATTTTTGACTATAACGAGAAGAGCATGGATAGTTTGAGAAATAAGATGGTTGAGGAACTGACAAAGCAGGAAAGGGACGATGAGACGCTTATCGGAAAGCTTCTGCCTAAGGACAGCAGTCTTGTTTTGGTCTGCCCTATAGACAGCGAGGCTCCTAAGGGCAGGCTGATACAGCCTCAGGTTCAGCTTATCAGGGATTGTCTTGACCACAATATGAAAGCATATGTAACCAATGAGGTTACGCTGTCTGCCGCTCTTGAAGATTTAAAGCGTGTAGATTTGGTTGTCACAGATTCACAGGCGTTTAAGACGGTTGATAAAATTGTTCCTAAAGAAATAAAACTAACATCGTTTTCTATGCTTTTGGCGTATCAGAAAGGTAATTTCAGGCAGCTTTTAGACGGCGCGGCGGCGATTGACAAACTTAGCGCTGATTCAAAGGTGCTGGTGCTTGAGGGCTGTACTCACAATACTTCGCATGAGGATATAGGAAAGGTTAAGATACCTGCCCTGATAAAGAATTATCTAGGCGGTGAAACGCCCGAATATGAGTTTTACACCGGTTATAACCTGCCGGGAAGTTTTTCGGATTATGACCTTATTATCCAGTGCGGAATGTGTATGGTAAACAAAAAGGAAGTTGTCAGCCGATTAAAAGAGGCGGAGGAAGCAAGCGTCCCGGTGACCAACTATGGGATTGCGCTGGCTAAGCTAAGCGGTATTTTGGATAGGGCATGTGAAATTTTTGCAGAGGAAGATTAA
- a CDS encoding N-acetylmuramoyl-L-alanine amidase family protein — protein MTKIFIDPGHNPTGNDTGAVGYGLKEQDVTVEIALKLKPLLERNGFEVKMSRNSLKDTVAEGLNASLAGRYNAANSWDADIFVSIHCNSANTKAYGCETYYYTGSSKGRRLADCVQPELAKETGLCNRGVKSANFAVIKHTNMPAILVETAFIDNYDDNRFLASDDGKYKCAVGIYKGICNYFGVEYKLESGDELLSSEYEELKKKDESQDKVIDAIGADILNNTKEIDYIKAQLATYDYIDENMPEWAVPTITKLVDKGFLKGDEEGKLGLTEDLMRLLVINDRAGLYDKKK, from the coding sequence ATGACAAAGATTTTTATTGACCCGGGACACAACCCAACCGGAAACGACACAGGAGCCGTAGGTTACGGGCTCAAAGAGCAGGATGTTACTGTAGAAATAGCATTAAAATTAAAACCTTTGCTTGAAAGAAACGGTTTTGAAGTTAAGATGAGCCGAAACAGCTTAAAGGACACGGTAGCGGAGGGCCTAAACGCCAGTCTTGCAGGCAGATACAACGCCGCCAACAGCTGGGACGCTGATATATTTGTTTCTATCCATTGCAACTCAGCAAACACAAAAGCATATGGGTGCGAGACTTACTATTACACCGGCAGCTCTAAGGGCAGAAGATTAGCTGACTGTGTACAGCCGGAGCTTGCAAAAGAGACAGGGCTTTGCAACAGGGGAGTAAAGTCAGCAAACTTTGCGGTTATAAAACACACAAACATGCCGGCGATACTGGTAGAGACTGCATTTATAGACAATTATGACGACAACAGGTTTTTAGCCAGCGACGACGGAAAATATAAATGTGCAGTGGGAATTTATAAAGGTATCTGCAACTATTTTGGAGTAGAATATAAATTAGAAAGCGGTGACGAACTTTTGAGCAGCGAATATGAAGAGTTAAAGAAAAAGGACGAAAGTCAGGATAAAGTTATTGACGCAATCGGCGCTGATATTTTGAACAACACCAAAGAGATAGATTATATCAAAGCACAGCTAGCGACCTATGATTATATTGATGAGAACATGCCTGAATGGGCAGTTCCTACAATAACTAAGCTGGTAGATAAGGGATTTTTAAAAGGTGATGAGGAAGGCAAGCTGGGGCTTACTGAGGATTTGATGAGGTTATTGGTAATCAATGACCGCGCCGGGTTGTATGATAAAAAGAAGTAA
- a CDS encoding helix-turn-helix domain-containing protein: MNKIKTQKFNGGYVKMYLKRLKILRINAGLKQTDIADILGIQQTVYSRYERGFQTIPLHFLVKLADFYNTSTDYLLNRTNNINSYPDE, translated from the coding sequence ATGAACAAGATTAAAACTCAGAAGTTTAATGGAGGATATGTTAAAATGTACTTGAAAAGATTAAAAATTCTGCGCATAAATGCTGGACTAAAACAAACAGATATTGCTGATATTTTAGGAATACAACAAACTGTATACTCTCGTTATGAGCGAGGTTTTCAAACTATACCTCTACATTTTCTAGTGAAACTTGCCGACTTTTACAATACCTCAACCGATTACTTATTAAATCGAACTAATAATATTAACTCATATCCGGATGAATGA